Proteins co-encoded in one Brassica oleracea var. oleracea cultivar TO1000 chromosome C4, BOL, whole genome shotgun sequence genomic window:
- the LOC106339926 gene encoding SNF2 domain-containing protein CLASSY 3, giving the protein MVGTDHSLPFSTARNLPWILRSESKRISQSELAKRPDPFFLPDLLDGFEESKYGWLADDVKRLCELKRKLLNGSVSVEETETRQKKEKPDDVLSQESVTIGDCSGSESYNEEYSSKTPTDDDNGTHLYGVGEEEEEAELWRQMAFAQESSKVTVENVQDNDPKQIEDCEHSFIHKDDVGEVCRVCGLIKTPIENIIEVVYYKPKRSRRTYTREQEEDTETTRMDFTETHHSSSHTNNILGDKMFIHPRHDNEMRPHQIEGFKFLCNNLASNEPGGCILAHAPGSGKTFLLISFLQSFMAMDPQAKPLIVLPKGIIESWKREFTKWAVEDIPLYDLYSVKAESRRQQLKVLREWVEERSILFLGYQQFAKIICDDSINIDDEVSEDCKRILLEKPTLLILDEGHTSRNKETNLLISLARVRTRRKVVLTGTLFQNNVEEVFNILNLVRPKFLKRHRETVSRIMSKAEIPSGKHMNQSSIENTFFAAVELTLSRESSAKASMIKDLREMTRHVLHYHKADFKGLLPGLSEFTVMLNLSPLQRDEIKGLREMDLFKQISLGAALYIHPKLKAFLEANPSNGEKGFADNLLKKLDTLLKKINVKDGAKMKFFLNLVSLCESTGEKLLVFSQYIIPLKTLERLMTLTKGWRVGKEMFTITGDSSSGEREMSMERFNTSPDARVFFGSIKACGEGISLVGASRVLILDVHLNPSVTQQAVARAYRPGQKRRVYAYRLVAADSPEEESYETCSRKEMMSKMWFEWNVGCGGGRDEFGFRDVDVDQSGDVFLETTKMKEDIKSLYTR; this is encoded by the exons ATGGTGGGTACTGATCACTCTCTACCCTTCTCAACGGCGAGGAACTTGC CTTGGATTTTGAGGTCGGAGAGCAAGAGGATTAGCCAGTCAGAACTCGCCAAGCGTCCTGACCCGTTCTTTCTACCGGATCTACTTGATGGGTTTGAAGAGAGCAAATACGGTTGGCTTGCTGATGATGTGAAGAGGCTTTGTGAGCTCAAAAGGAAACTCTTGAACGGTTCTGTCTCAGTGGAAGAGACAGAAACTAGACAGAAGAAGGAAAAACCAGATGATGTGTTGTCTCAAGAATCAGTAACT ATTGGAGATTGCTCAGGATCTGAAAGTTATAACGAGGAGTATTCATCCAAGACTCCTACAGATGATGACAATGGAACTCATCTGTATGGAGTAGGAGAAGAAGAAGAAGAAGCAGAACTTTGGAGGCAGATGGCATTTGCTCAAGAATCATCTAAA GTAACGGTAGAGAATGTACAAGACAACGATCCCAAACAAATCGAAGACTGTGAGCACTCCTTCATCCACAAGGATGACGTTGGAGAAGTCTGCCGTGTTTGTGGACTCATCAAAACACCAATCGAAAACATCATCGAAGTTGTCTACTACAAG CCCAAGAGATCAAGAAGAACTTACACACGGGAACAAGAAGAAGACACAGAAACAACGAGGATGGACTTCACAGAAACCCACCACTCTTCTTCTCACACCAACAACATCTTAGGAGACAAGATGTTCATCCACCCAAGGCACGACAACGAGATGAGACCCCACCAAATCGAAGGCTTCAAGTTCCTATGCAACAACCTCGCATCCAACGAGCCAGGCGGGTGCATCTTAGCACACGCGCCGGGCTCAGGCAAGACATTCCTCCTCATCAGCTTCCTCCAAAGCTTCATGGCCATGGATCCGCAAGCCAAACCGCTCATAGTCCTCCCAAAGGGTATCATAGAGTCGTGGAAGAGAGAGTTCACTAAATGGGCGGTGGAGGACATCCCTCTCTATGATCTCTACAGCGTCAAAGCCGAATCAAGAAGACAACAACTCAAGGTTCTGAGAGAATGGGTTGAAGAGAGAAGCATACTCTTTCTCGGTTACCAACAGTTCGCAAAGATCATATGCGATGATAGCATTAACATAGATGATGAAGTGTCAGAAGATTGTAAACGTATTCTTCTCGAGAAGCCGACGCTGCTTATCCTCGACGAGGGACACACGTCGAGGAACAAAGAGACGAACCTGCTTATCTCCCTTGCTCGCGTCAGGACTCGTAGGAAAGTTGTTCTCACGGGGACATTGTTTCAGAACAACGTTGAGGAAGTGTTTAACATTTTAAACCTAGTCCGTCCCAAGTTCTTGAAGCGTCACCGAGAGACTGTTTCCCGCATCATGAGCAAGGCGGAGATACCTAGCGGCAAACATATGAACCAGAGTAGTATTGAAAACACTTTCTTCGCTGCGGTGGAGCTTACACTGAGTAGAGAGAGTTCAGCTAAAGCGAGTATGATTAAGGATCTGCGCGAGATGACACGTCACGTCTTGCATTATCACAAAGCGGACTTCAAGGGATTGCTTCCAGGGCTTAGTGAGTTCACTGTGATGCTTAACTTGAGTCCCCTTCAGAGAGATGAAATCAAAGGCCTTAGGGAGATGGATCTGTTCAAGCAGATCTCTCTCGGTGCTGCTTTGTACATACACCCGAAGCTTAAAGCCTTCTTGGAGGCAAACCCTTCGAACGGAGAAAAAGGTTTCGCTGATAACTTGCTGAAGAAGCTAGATACCTTGCTGAAGAAGATTAACGTTAAAGACGGCGCCAAGATGAAGTTCTTCCTCAACCTCGTGTCTCTCTGCGAGTCAACGGGTGAGAAGCTGTTGGTGTTCAGCCAATACATCATCCCTCTCAAGACTCTCGAGAGGCTCATGACCCTGACGAAAGGATGGAGGGTGGGGAAAGAGATGTTCACCATCACAGGCGACTCGAGCAGCGGGGAGAGAGAGATGTCCATGGAGAGGTTCAACACCTCTCCGGACGCTAGAGTGTTTTTCGGATCGATCAAAGCATGTGGAGAAGGGATCTCATTGGTGGGTGCGTCGAGGGTGCTGATTCTCGACGTTCATCTAAACCCTTCGGTGACTCAGCAGGCTGTGGCTAGAGCTTATAGGCCGGGACAGAAGAGGAGAGTGTATGCGTACAGGCTTGTGGCTGCGGATTCGCCGGAGGAGGAGAGCTATGAGACGTGTTCGAGGAAGGAGATGATGTCTAAGATGTGGTTTGAGTGGAACGTTGGCTGTGGAGGAGGGAGAGATGAGTTTGGGTTTAGGGACGTGGATGTTGATCAGTCTGGTGATGTGTTTCTTGAGACGACTAAGATGAAGGAAGATATCAAGAGTTTATATACTAGGTGA
- the LOC106336973 gene encoding histone-lysine N-methyltransferase family member SUVH2 has protein sequence MNTPFAFPDLNRSPPAAAMMSLPPRLHVKAEPIDDPTPPPTPSPSDIYAEYYSLCERVASALAEGNAVPLLSNPLAIVPLPEEKPRLHPPPPIQTPPGSGDSRALSSHLPPKFQRPQELARVAALGREDHIHRREIVKRTRAIYDALRLHIIAEEMRLPGRRRKPRADYKASTLMRERGLWLNQDKHVVGLIPGVEIGDMFLYRLELCVVGLHGQPQAGIDYLTAHRSSNGEPIATSIIVSGGYEDDEDTGEVLVYSGHGGQDKLHRQCQHQRLESGNLAMERSMHYGIEVRVIRGFKYDNVVSSKVYVYDGLYRIVEYWFDVGKSGFGVFKFKLVRIEGQGEMGSRRMKFAQALRTKPLAVRPNGYITFNLSGGKENVPVYLYNDIDFDREPEGYDYLAISAITNLISAHGGANRGCECKYSCGNDCFCARRNGGELPYDGDGTLLKGKPVVFECGALCACGPSCKNRVTQKGLSKRLEVFRSRETGWGVRTLDFIQAGAFICEYAGVVLTREQAKIVSMNGDPLLYPGRFTKKWSSLGDLSQVYPEYVQPSYPSLPPVDFAMDVSKLRNVASYISHSKESNVMAQFVLHDHSNLMYPRVMLFALENISPLTELSLDYGLDDKLEERLAICN, from the coding sequence ATGAATACTCCATTCGCATTTCCAGACCTTAACCGCTCGCCCCCCGCCGCCGCGATGATGTCACTGCCTCCGAGACTACACGTCAAGGCCGAACCAATTGACGATCCTACCCCTCCTCCTACTCCCTCCCCCTCCGATATCTACGCCGAATACTACAGCCTCTGCGAACGTGTCGCTTCCGCATTGGCCGAGGGAAACGCCGTCCCCCTCCTCTCCAATCCCCTCGCGATCGTCCCCCTACCGGAAGAAAAACCCCGCCTCCACCCTCCTCCACCGATCCAAACCCCGCCGGGATCCGGAGACAGCCGCGCTCTCTCCTCCCACCTCCCGCCGAAGTTCCAGAGACCGCAGGAGCTCGCGAGGGTCGCCGCCCTAGGGCGCGAAGACCATATACACCGCAGAGAGATCGTGAAACGGACTCGAGCGATCTACGACGCTCTCCGCCTCCATATAATCGCGGAGGAGATGCGGCTCCCCGGTCGGCGGCGTAAACCTAGAGCCGATTACAAGGCCTCGACTCTGATGAGGGAGCGCGGACTGTGGCTGAACCAGGACAAACACGTCGTGGGTTTGATTCCCGGCGTTGAGATTGGAGACATGTTTCTTTACCGTTTGGAGCTCTGTGTGGTTGGCCTACACGGCCAGCCGCAAGCTGGGATTGACTATCTAACGGCTCACCGGAGCTCAAACGGTGAGCCGATAGCCACTAGCATTATCGTCTCAGGCGGTTACGAGGACGATGAGGATACAGGGGAGGTTCTTGTTTACTCAGGGCACGGTGGGCAGGACAAACTCCACAGGCAGTGTCAGCACCAGAGGCTGGAAAGTGGGAACCTTGCGATGGAGAGGAGTATGCATTACGGTATCGAAGTTAGGGTGATTCGTGGGTTTAAGTATGATAACGTTGTTAGCTCGAAGGTGTATGTGTACGATGGGTTGTATAGGATTGTAGAGTACTGGTTTGATGTTGGCAAGTCAGGGTTTGGGGTGTTTAAGTTTAAGTTAGTTAGGATCGAAGGACAGGGTGAGATGGGGAGTAGGAGGATGAAGTTTGCTCAAGCGCTTAGAACTAAGCCCTTGGCGGTTAGGCCTAATGGGTATATAACGTTTAACCTTTCTGGTGGTAAGGAGAATGTTCCGGTTTATCTGTATAACGACATTGATTTTGACCGTGAACCGGAGGGGTATGACTACTTAGCGATATCTGCCATCACTAATTTGATTTCTGCTCATGGAGGGGCTAACCGGGGTTGTGAGTGTAAGTACTCCTGCGGTAATGATTGTTTTTGCGCGAGGAGGAATGGCGGTGAGCTTCCTTATGATGGCGACGGGACGCTGTTGAAGGGTAAGCCTGTGGTGTTTGAGTGTGGGGCTTTGTGTGCGTGTGGTCCGAGCTGTAAGAACCGTGTGACGCAGAAAGGGTTGAGTAAGAGGCTGGAGGTTTTCAGATCCAGGGAAACTGGTTGGGGTGTTAGGACATTGGATTTCATTCAAGCCGGGGCCTTCATCTGTGAGTATGCTGGGGTGGTTCTCACAAGAGAGCAAGCCAAGATTGTATCAATGAATGGGGATCCTCTTCTCTATCCGGGTCGGTTCACAAAGAAATGGAGTAGTTTGGGTGATTTATCTCAGGTTTACCCGGAGTATGTTCAGCCGAGTTATCCTTCTCTTCCGCCGGTTGACTTTGCAATGGATGTGTCGAAGTTAAGAAACGTGGCTTCTTACATTAGTCACAGCAAAGAATCAAATGTGATGGCGCAGTTTGTATTACATGACCATAGTAACTTGATGTACCCTCGGGTCATGCTTTTTGCCCTGGAGAATATCTCCCCGTTAACCGAGCTAAGCCTGGACTATGGGTTGGACGATAAACTGGAAGAGCGGCTCGCCATCTGTAATTGA